From the genome of Gloeocapsopsis sp. IPPAS B-1203, one region includes:
- the argC gene encoding N-acetyl-gamma-glutamyl-phosphate reductase, producing the protein MGDMGRVSVGIVGASGYGGVQLVRLLQDHPEVELVYLGGESSAGKTFADLYPHLAHRVDLPIEPVEPETIATRCQVVFLSLPNGLACQITPTLIEKGLMVLDLSADYRFFDLETYKNWYGTDRCDRQIAATAVYGLPELYRDRIADSQLIGCPGCYPTASLLALAPLLKQGLIVPETAIIDAKSGTSGGGRQAKTGLLLAEADNSLSAYGVARHRHIPEIEQICSDLAGHEVMVQFTPHLIPMVRGILATVYATLRDPGLVRDDLITIFRAFYRNCPWITICASGVYPQTKWACGSNLCYIGIEVDQRTGRVIVMSAIDNLIKGQAGQAIQCLNIMMGWEETLGLPKLAFYP; encoded by the coding sequence ATGGGAGATATGGGGCGCGTTTCCGTCGGAATTGTGGGCGCTTCAGGCTATGGCGGGGTGCAGCTAGTACGACTTCTGCAGGATCATCCCGAAGTCGAACTCGTGTATTTAGGCGGCGAGAGTAGTGCGGGCAAAACATTTGCAGATCTCTATCCGCATCTAGCGCATCGCGTTGACCTCCCAATTGAGCCAGTAGAACCAGAAACAATTGCTACTCGCTGTCAAGTAGTCTTTTTGTCTCTGCCAAACGGTCTTGCCTGTCAAATCACACCCACTTTAATAGAAAAAGGATTAATGGTACTCGATCTGAGTGCCGATTATCGATTTTTTGATTTAGAAACCTATAAAAATTGGTATGGTACCGATCGCTGCGATCGCCAAATCGCAGCTACTGCGGTTTATGGTTTACCCGAACTATATCGCGATCGCATTGCTGATAGCCAATTAATCGGCTGTCCTGGGTGCTATCCCACTGCGAGTTTATTGGCACTGGCTCCCCTCCTCAAGCAAGGGTTAATTGTTCCAGAAACTGCCATCATTGACGCTAAATCTGGTACTTCAGGTGGCGGACGTCAGGCAAAAACAGGGTTATTACTTGCAGAAGCCGATAATTCTTTATCAGCTTACGGCGTAGCACGTCACCGCCATATTCCAGAGATCGAGCAAATTTGCAGCGATTTGGCTGGTCATGAAGTGATGGTACAGTTTACACCTCATCTAATTCCTATGGTGCGCGGCATTTTGGCAACAGTGTATGCAACTTTACGCGACCCAGGGTTAGTACGCGATGACTTGATTACGATTTTTAGAGCCTTTTATCGTAATTGCCCTTGGATCACAATTTGCGCAAGTGGCGTGTATCCGCAAACAAAATGGGCGTGTGGTAGCAATCTATGTTACATCGGCATTGAAGTCGATCAACGCACAGGTCGAGTCATCGTCATGTCCGCAATTGACAACTTAATCAAAGGTCAAGCCGGTCAAGCAATTCAGTGCCTAAACATCATGATGGGCTGGGAAGAAACGCTAGGATTACCTAAACTCGCATTTTATCCGTAA
- the eno gene encoding phosphopyruvate hydratase, with protein sequence MIDTLETAIENIVAREILDSRGRPTIEAEVHLISGVAGIAQVPSGASTGTFEAHELRDDDKSRYGGKGVLKAVENVKEKITPELMDLDALNQELVDRTMISLDGSPNKANLGANAILAVSLATAKAGAESLGLPLYRYLGGPLANLLPVPLMNVINGGAHAANNIDFQEFMIVPVGAPSFREALRWGAEVFATLSKVLDSKGLLTGVGDEGGFAPNLESNQVALELLVAAIEKAGYKPGDEVALALDVAASEFYKDGQYVYDGAVHTPTELVDYLAELAAQYPIVSIEDGLHEEDWQHWQLLTQKIGERTQLVGDDLFVTNPTRLQKGIEQKAGNAILIKLNQIGSLTETLETIDLATRNGLRSVISHRSGETEDTTIADLAVATRAGQIKTGSLCRSERVAKYNRLLRIEDELGDRAVYAGAVGMGPK encoded by the coding sequence ATGATTGACACTTTAGAGACTGCAATTGAAAACATTGTCGCTAGAGAAATTCTTGATTCGCGGGGACGTCCGACGATAGAAGCTGAGGTGCACTTAATCAGTGGTGTTGCTGGAATTGCTCAAGTGCCAAGTGGGGCGTCAACAGGGACTTTTGAAGCTCACGAACTACGTGATGACGATAAAAGTCGTTACGGTGGGAAAGGGGTACTTAAAGCTGTCGAAAATGTCAAAGAGAAAATTACCCCAGAGTTGATGGATTTGGATGCTTTGAACCAAGAACTGGTTGATCGCACGATGATCTCCTTGGATGGTTCGCCAAATAAGGCAAATTTGGGTGCGAATGCAATATTAGCAGTGTCCCTCGCAACTGCCAAAGCGGGTGCTGAGTCCTTGGGATTACCTTTATATCGCTACTTGGGAGGACCTTTAGCCAATTTACTCCCTGTACCTCTGATGAACGTAATTAACGGTGGGGCGCACGCGGCTAACAATATCGATTTTCAAGAATTTATGATTGTTCCAGTCGGTGCGCCTTCTTTTCGAGAAGCATTGCGCTGGGGTGCTGAAGTGTTCGCGACCTTGAGTAAGGTTTTAGACAGCAAAGGTTTATTAACAGGGGTGGGTGACGAAGGTGGTTTCGCACCTAACTTAGAGTCAAATCAGGTCGCACTGGAACTGTTAGTAGCGGCAATTGAAAAAGCAGGCTATAAACCAGGAGATGAAGTTGCTTTAGCCCTCGATGTTGCTGCTAGCGAGTTTTACAAAGATGGTCAGTACGTTTATGATGGTGCAGTTCACACGCCAACAGAGTTAGTTGATTATCTTGCTGAATTAGCTGCGCAATATCCGATTGTATCGATTGAGGATGGTTTGCACGAAGAAGATTGGCAACATTGGCAATTATTGACACAAAAAATTGGAGAACGCACCCAGTTAGTTGGTGATGATTTATTTGTGACAAATCCTACGCGCTTACAAAAAGGCATCGAACAAAAAGCTGGCAACGCGATTTTGATTAAACTGAATCAAATTGGTTCATTAACTGAAACTTTGGAAACAATCGACTTAGCGACGCGTAATGGCTTGCGATCAGTGATTAGTCATCGTTCGGGAGAAACCGAAGATACGACGATCGCAGATTTAGCCGTAGCTACCCGTGCCGGTCAAATTAAAACAGGTTCCCTTTGTCGCAGCGAACGAGTGGCAAAATATAACCGACTACTACGCATCGAAGATGAACTTGGCGATCGCGCTGTTTATGCAGGTGCAGTGGGTATGGGACCTAAATAG